The genomic DNA AATTTCTTCAAAAGTATGTTATGATTTACAGTATCAAAGGCTTTTTGTAAGTCTAGGAGAACCATTCCAACCATTCGCCCATGTGAAATTTCGTTCCTGATAAAATCTGTTAAATGTATTAAACtgtaaaacagttttatgcaatatacatatttttggCATATTTAATGAACAAATTCACGGTGTCATATCCCCGCCTATTCTTATatatggtgtattgagtcaattttgaaggaacAAGATATGGCTGATATggtaaatgtattaaaaagttgtgaagccaTCAAGCaataatttccactttttttattgaaatataaaattttgtgattttgacataatattcataattcttattttcctcttcacctttttttggtcatgattttttattttttttggggggggggagcaccccAAGCCCCCATCCAtcattatgccactgttcaaaggaaCCATGACCTATGTAGCGCACAATTACAGGATTTGAAGGgaaaaaacacgctctcccatTCTTCTATTTAACagaaaatgttcttgcctaaagaaggaatattcaaatcTAAATGAGACCATATTGAAAAGGAACTACCgaacaattcaagcaaataagaattttatgaaatgaattttgaccgcataattcgaaaattaagGCAACgataatgaaaaggaaaagaggaagtctgctgattagcaagctCAAGAAGTCCAACCGTAATAtgatcattttatgccattttggtgCAAGCCTCCTTTTCAACCCCAGATAAAAACATtacgtgttcgctcaagcatgaacaaaactacattattttaatggcatttgaaggataagacttcaATGCACATATAAACACTAAAaaatagagatcataatttgaaacgaaCATTTTATAGACAATCTGCACACTGTATATGAATGAAATCACTTTGTCATGTATTGCTGCTATGTCTCCTTTACGATGACTTGGCATACCAAGGTATATTGATTACTGCATCGATTATCATGCATCGTACCGTCTGTCATTCTCAAAGTCACGCAATCTTTGGTATTGTCAGGTTGGTTAAAGGCCCAGTCTATAAAGGTATAAGAAAAGACACAGATATAAGAAAATTATGTCATGCTCATGATCAACTTCGCTCGCATCTCTTTCACATCTTCCATTATGATGGGCAAATAGTTAACACTTTAAAGCGAAGATGCTTTCCAGATATAGGACCTTTTAAACTTATATAGAATCtcacatatgacgtcacaaatcaaacaaatattaTTGTAACTAGTTAAAACTGTAATTGACTTTCCAAAAAACTTCAACAAAATTTtggattatttattttaattacaatattttttttgtcagggtgaactttcatAATCAAAGTTAAGTTTATTTTaacatatcatcatcattaaattaGCTCTAAAATCAACTTTTCGGAACTTGACAAAGGAGATGTTTCCTTggagcaagaaaataatttacattataaaaaaaatatggtcaaTGAATGCTCATGAAGCTTGAAGTTGGATTTAGGGTTTAGCCTTGAAACGGCCGAGAAGAGCTCAATCCTCATTATTAGCATCATTATCGTTAAACGCatgaacaaatattttcattctgctttataaaggGTTAATTAATTTGAGGAATTTTATTCCCGAGTTGTCATTCTTTTCAAGCAATCTGTTTCTAATGGCAATATTCTCATACAAACAGTAAATGTTAAAATCAGTTAGTTGTAGATCATAATTGTTTAGAATGACTTTTATTCAGTTCGTCtttatttcttgttatttgttatgAAACATATATTTATACGAATattatgaatgcagaagaaaacaataaaccAAATCAGATCAAATCAAATCCCCCAACTCGAAACTCATTGGACGCGCCAATTAGTCTGAACTTTTATACCAAAATGCGACTCCCGGTTACGTGGTTGCGAAATTTAGCAACATTACGTAAACAAATGTCATACCCAAAATTGCccccaaacattttttttagtaaaaagtCAATGGAAAGTGAGTTTTTTCATTTATGAAGATGTGCTCATTTCAGTTTTACCAGCTGAAACAAATTGGTTCAAGAATAATCATGCCACAAAAAGGTTATGGAATAAATCTGCcgcaagaataaagaaaaacaagaaattgacatttgtaaTTTCGTTCGAATGATAATCTTTATTACTTAAACTTATGTGTATTGATTTTGTcttgcgaaacatttctcgATTAATTTGTCTAGCTGGGATTACGTCTTGAATAAATCTTTGAATACAGAATTAATTGCTGGCTTCAATACTATAGGGGAAGAGGGAGCGGCGtcctttttcgaaaaaaaagtaacatcATGCATTGACACATAGATTAAAACATCCTtatggccctgggaagcagaGGTGATGGGGTGAGGCATCCCCAATTTTTTCTCCGCGGAGGTTACTTGTATGGTACAACAACAACGCAGCACTTCCTGGAAATAAGGCTGATATTCTTAAATGTAGAAATTTGACCTTGAGAGCACCCCTCCCTCTTCGGCCTAGTCTATTCTTTGATGTAAATTGTAGTAAATAACAATCAATTATGAGGAGGAAATAAGATATCTGGTCTTGTAGACTCTAGCCTCGTGAACCCATGGTCTCTTGCACCCTCAGCATTATGGGATAACCCCGGGGTTCTTAgtaacgaacgtagagggcagcatcACTTTGCTTCCCTTTACCCTTGTTGAATTTTTACTTACTTCGGTAGTCTGTTTGCGTGTCATGTCTGTCGGTGTAGCAGAGATATGAACCACTTATTCTTATACAGTTCATCCAGATCCATTCATCGGCAATGAAAGTCTTTAAGATGGTGTACTCTTCATCACTCTCTACGAAGACCAGGGCAGGGTCCTCCATCATCCCGTTACCCAAGGCAACAGCATCCAAACTATTACAGTGGGCTTTAGCTGCATGGTAAGACCCAGATGTGGATGTTACCAAGAAACATTTGGTGCCCGCATACTCCCAATCGGCTGGACACACTTGATGAAAGGATAAAATGTGGATCACACGAATTAT from Lytechinus variegatus isolate NC3 chromosome 8, Lvar_3.0, whole genome shotgun sequence includes the following:
- the LOC121420045 gene encoding brevican core protein-like, coding for MYCAHPACYSNPCQNGGSCMEESDGYSCSCLEAYLGKNCQIPMCPADWEYAGTKCFLVTSTSGSYHAAKAHCNSLDAVALGNGMMEDPALVFVESDEEYTILKTFIADEWIWMNCIRISGSYLCYTDRHDTQTDYRNWAFNQPDNTKDCVTLRMTDGTMHDNRCSNQYTLVCQVIVKET